A part of Pantoea vagans genomic DNA contains:
- the ihfA gene encoding integration host factor subunit alpha, which yields MALTKAEMSEYLFEKLGLSKRDAKELVELFFEEVRRALENGEQVKLSGFGNFDLRDKNQRPGRNPKTGEDIPITARRVVTFRPGQKLKSRVENATPKETD from the coding sequence ATGGCGCTTACAAAAGCTGAGATGTCAGAGTACCTGTTTGAGAAACTCGGGCTGAGCAAACGCGATGCCAAAGAGTTAGTAGAGCTGTTTTTCGAAGAGGTACGTCGCGCTTTGGAAAATGGAGAACAGGTAAAACTGTCTGGGTTTGGTAATTTTGACCTGCGTGACAAGAACCAGCGTCCTGGCAGAAACCCGAAAACGGGTGAAGATATTCCGATTACTGCGCGTCGCGTAGTAACGTTCCGTCCAGGACAGAAGCTGAAAAGCCGCGTAGAGAACGCTACACCCAAAGAGACTGACTGA